In Drosophila willistoni isolate 14030-0811.24 chromosome XR unlocalized genomic scaffold, UCI_dwil_1.1 Seg144, whole genome shotgun sequence, one DNA window encodes the following:
- the LOC6639221 gene encoding sperm-specific protein Don juan: MNRLTSWTYVKMGDIFRSVIRTKKDKCCQGQDTCKKANDSCCKKQEPPKKEDCCKKEETSCCQPEDPCKKAPCKQQEKKDPCKKENPCKKEDPCKKDDPCKKEDPCKKQDPCKKQDPCKKEDPCKKQDPCKKNDSCSKNECGKDSCKKDGNDGKGDNNGKTGNDGKGDKGGKSGNDGKDKKKKKTGWFR; the protein is encoded by the coding sequence ATGAATCGCTTGACCAGTTGGACGTACGTAAAGATGGGCGATATTTTCAGGTCCGTGATCCGAACCAAGAAGGATAAATGCTGCCAGGGACAGGATACGTGTAAGAAGGCAAACGATTCTTGTTGCAAGAAGCAGGAGCCGCCCAAGAAGGAAGATTGTTGCAAGAAAGAAGAAACTTCGTGCTGTCAGCCTGAGGATCCTTGTAAGAAAGCTCCTTGCAAGCAGCAGGAAAAGAAGGATCCCTGCAAAAAAGAGAATCCCTGCAAAAAAGAGGATCCCTGCAAAAAGGATGATCCCTGCAAAAAAGAGGACCCTTGCAAAAAGCAGGATCCTTGCAAAAAGCAGGATCCCTGCAAAAAAGAGGACCCTTGTAAAAAGCAAGATCCCTGTAAAAAGAATGATTCCTGCTCTAAGAATGAATGCGGTAAAGATTCATGCAAAAAGGATGGCAACGATGGCAAAGGCGACAACAATGGCAAAACTGGCAACGATGGCAAAGGTGACAAGGGTGGCAAGTCTGGCAACGATGGCAAAgataagaagaagaagaaaaccgGTTGGTTTCGCTAA
- the LOC111519763 gene encoding uncharacterized protein LOC111519763: MNRWPSITYFKLTEALMARRLASSSCDSKDSGKEKSCKQKEKEQQQESSKNKKENSKKKNICGRDVLSTAPRCKDGKFPGGGQADKGSKKKPVEKDQKKNGSSKSGGWFGKK; the protein is encoded by the exons ATGAATCGTTGGCCTAGTATTACATATTTTAAGCTTACCGAAGCCTTGATGGCCCGACGACTGGCCAGTAGTAGTTGCGACTCGAAGGATTCCGGCAAAGAGAAATCCTGCaagcaaaaggaaaaagaacAGCAGCAAGAGAGTAGtaagaacaaaaaagagaaTTCTAAGAAAAAGAATATTTGTGGTCGTG ATGTCCTTAGTACAGCTCCACGCTGTAAGGATGGTAAATTTCCAGGAGGCGGCCAAGCTGACAAAGGCTCTAAGAAAAAGCCCGTCGAGAAGgaccaaaagaaaaatggcAGCAGCAAAAGCGGTGGCTGGTTTGGAAAGAAGTAA
- the LOC111519754 gene encoding COMM domain-containing protein 10-like, whose amino-acid sequence MKLSPILLPRYIMWEMLRQLKDPNIDHKIWAKYKFLQRNHKRENNAETMKSNDTKGCHYSKFQDDCKALLKSGQVYKTNDFRIQIGQDHMPESRIHCCNGSATKKLPASSNNNNNNNNNNNNNNKKKPIE is encoded by the exons atgaaactctCACCTATACTCTTGCCACGCTATATAATGTGGGAAATGCTGCGACAACTGAAGGATCCTAATATTGATCATAAAATTTGGGCAAAGTACAAGTTTCTTCAAAGAAACCACAAACGAGAAAACAATGCAGAGACAATGAAAAG CAATGATACTAAAGGCTGCcattattcaaaatttcaagACGATTGCAAGGCATTGCTTAAATCTGGACAGGTGTACAAAACAAATGATTTTCGTATTCAAATCGGTCAAGACCATATGCCAGAGTCTCGAATACATTGTTGCAATGGAAGTGCCACAAAGAAATTGCCggcaagcagcaacaacaacaacaacaacaacaacaacaacaacaacaacaacaaaaagaagccAATTGAGTAA